The window ACCCATAAAATTTAACAAGACCCCATCTGATTTCGTAGGCACATTGGATTTCATCTGTTCCAAATTCTATGTTTGATACACCTGGTGTTCAATGGAGACCGATTATGGTTGAGCCCCACCTAGCAGACAAGCATCTAACTTATCCACAATTGAACAATGGAAGACTTGCAACCGCATGTGTTGCAACCTAACAATAACTGCATGACCCCCAACAGGCCTGCAACTAGGGCCGgtagcttcttttttgtcggctagTTGCATGTCCATTAATAGAGATTGCAATTGCAAATGTTGCGACCCGCTTGTAAGTTTGTAACTGCACAGACCACCAACACGGCCTCATGTGTTACAACCAAGAGTGCAACTGCAATGGCCCCCAATGTGACTGCCGGGACTAGCAACTCAACTAATGGTGATGGATTTTTTTTCACTTTATTAAAAAGGACACAAACTCTTTCCAAAAATCAGTGAAATTTTTTAAAAGCTTGTGACGTttacaaatttgtgaactttttaagAAGTTCACGGATATTTTTTGAATTGGCTACAATTTTTAGAATTTGAAGAATATTTTTTAAACTCATGAATATATTTGTTGAATtcgtaaacattttttaaaatagcaCAGACCGACCAATCCATGTAAAGGCACGGAAGGAAACAATTTTCCTGTCCTGTAGCGCACAATACCTTTTTGTGTGAATACATTATGTACTCATGGGCTGTTTTGTATATCCCACACACATAAGCCCATGGGTTTTACTATTTTCTTGAGGAAGATAGAGAGCCCTTTATTTCATTTCCAGAAACATTAACATTCTTTCTCTTTTACATTCTTGATACCGAATGGCACATTGTTACTTTGTTAGCCAGACAAAAAATCATCATAACAGTGTGCATAATCGTCGAGCTCATGTCCAACCATGTTGCCCTCTCTGTTGATCTTGGTCACGTTGAACAAATCCAAGTTTTCAACACGCCAAGAGCATTTTCCTAAGTGGCCCACCACCTTACTATCTGTTTTTAGCATTTAATGCCTTGTCAATTCTTCATGCAGTCAGTTTGTAATAGTAAGAcatatattaaaaaatgttgaccatgtatagaAAAAAAGTCAAATGTAtacagaaaaaatgttgaccatgtattcaaagaaTGTTAAACTTCTCTCTAAAATTTTGTAATATGTAAACAAAAATTGTTGaccatatattaaaaaatattaatcttgcaattaaaaaatgttaataaagcatttgaaaaaaaatgttaatatgtataaaaatattttttgacaatgtattcaaaacatgttaatattttttttttaaatgtcaatcaagcatttgaaattttgaaaaaaaaatgtgtgaaaaatgttgatcatgtattaaaaaatattaaacttgtataTGGAAAATGTTAAACCTATACTAGAAAATGTATTAGATATATACCAAAAGTGTACAATCGTACtaaaaaagtagacataaaaataTTTATAAAAAATTAAATCacatatttaaaaatattaaacctatatataaaaaatatttctGATGTAGAcaaaaaatgttgaatgtgtactAAAAACCGATAATATCAtaaaaaaaaggaaacaaagaaacaAGAAAGCCAAAGAAAACCAAGAAATAAAAAgatagaagaaaagaagaaaatgaaaaatgaagtgAAACCGGGAACAACGACGAAAACTCAAAAAACCAAAGAAACACGTGAAAGCAAAGAAAACCGATAAGAACCGAGACAAAATTAAGAAAAATGATGAGAAAATATAGAAAAAAACCAATGATAAAGATAAAGAAGATCAAGCTTGAAGAAAACCGGTAAAAAATAAagaaaccaaaaaaacaaaaataaataagaaaCAAAGAAATGTCTGCAGCAAAAAAATAGCGAAGCCATGAAACCGAAAAGACAAAAAAGAAATTAAAAACAAAGAAACGTCCACAGCGAAAAAACAGTGAAGCAACATGCGGTATGTTCGAATGAACCAACGAAGCGCTTGTCTCACGGGAAAAAACCCAAAAGAATAGGCTGGCCCAGTCTCGCACGCGAGAGCTATATCTTTCAGGCGAAAGTAGCTTTCAACTTGCTTAAAGGATATATAGTTCTCGCGGCGCAAGTCAATCAAAACTGTCTTTAGGTGGTATCAGAGCATCAAAATAGTTTGAAAGCCCATGAACAACTTAAAAGATAATGTTTGAAAGCCCATGAGTTACGTTGAACCTTAGTTGTCGTACACCTTACCCAAGAAACAAAAAATGAACAACGAACAGCCCAATAGAGTGTTATTTTTTATGGTAATATGTATCCCATTTATACTAAATATTATAAAAATCGTAATATAAATCATGTACATACGAACCTGACAAAATTGGAAAAATAACAGAACGTTAGCCTTTGCATAAAGGAACACCAGTCAAGAAATAAAACTACACACAAGAACGGAAAaacctctgagcttgacaccagcgCTTGTCACCTAACTCTGGCACCAACACAGCAGCCACCAAAGTTTTAAAAAAATGACGAATCGCCTTCACACtcaagctcgacgcggctccatcgcttatatgcagctttgcggacctgacACGCCAAAGACGAAACCATTACTGTTGAACGAAACCGGGGCAACACTCTGGACAcgtcatcgaactccagatctgacaCCCCCATATGACTAAGACGTTgggaggaggaaaccatacctgccatccacataCCACGAACCCAACACATGATGAAGGATAttatcgatgcagaccacaatctggctCCGTACCTAGATTACCTCCCAAGCTCTGCACCGGCACTGGAGCAAATGCCGTCGCAATGATGGCGCCCGAGGACACGGGTCCATCAcgaggatgtcgccgtcgccgcatcaTCCTTGCTTGAATAGAGTGGATTCTAAATCCAATCCCAGCCATATGACTGATCGTCTCGTCGGAGTAAGATATGGAGAGACTTTATTCAATGTTGCCGTCATCATCGCTGAAgccaagacgatgaacaacctaaaagcTAATCTACTTTGACCTAAAGCTATCCATACACGTGAATCGGACAACCCCTCTgggagccgccggaggacggcAGCAAAGGAACTCCCTAGCGACTGGTGCTGCAGAGATCGCCTTTTCCTTCGAGGGAAAAGGAAGGATAGGCGTGCCCAAAAAGTAGTGACAACGTTCAGCCACAACTATTTTGTACACAAGGACAGGTGACGTCAGGTGGTCGAGACATAATTATATCACATCTAGATGACTTTGAAGCGCTTACTTTAGCAAATTCATCCTTGCTATGGCAAATTCGTCCCCTTTTTCCCTTTCCCTCCTTATAAATGACCCCCTAACGCTTCAGTACGCTCCCACACTATTACACCAAGCAACAACCAGTCAAGAACAGCAGAAAACCAACTCACACATACTTGCTCCCAGTGCTGAGGAGCAACATATCAACAAGAAGTGCAGAAACAATGAGACCAGGGGCAGGTTTCAATGCGACGGCGGCAGCAACGAAGGCTGCGGTAGCCCCTCTGGCCGCCGGCGCCGCGCACTCCGCGTGGCACTCGCCGGTGCCGTACCTCTTCGGTGGCCTGGCCGCGATGCTCGGACTCATCGCCTTCGCCCTTCTCATCCTCGCCTGCTCGTACTGGAAGCTGTCCGGGTACCTGGAGGGCAGCGCCGGCCGCGGCCACGACGAAGGTTCCGCCACCGACGGCGCCAAGCTGGTGGCCTCGGACCAGGCGCCAGCAGCGTGGGAGGAGAAAGTACTGGTGGTCATGGCCGGGGACGTGGAGCCGACGTACCTGGCCACGCCCATGTCAAGCAGAGACCGTAGcagcaagggagaagaggaggagaagaaggtgtCTGTGGTCGCCATGGCTAGCATCAAGGATGCTGGTAATGGTGAGCACAGTCGGAACCAGATGTGAGTTTTGCATCCTGTAACTCCTGTTCCTTTTTAGGCTTAGGTGAGCTGGCCGTGGAGCCTTTTGATTCTTCCAAACAAAATAGGAGAAAGTTCATCTACAGTTCTGGACTATGCAGGGAGAGCGTAACCCCGAGCCATGTTTTTCGTGGGGTTCTTCAATTTTTGCAATGACCAACTGGACTAGATCAGCAATCAAGGTTATGTTTTGTGGAATTACGGCATGAGAAATGCAGGTTTTGATAAGCTTTTTGTCACCTGAGAAATAGTTGGTGCTCTGTTTCCTTTCCTTTTGTTTTCTTGCTCTgagtaatggaaatgagcatatttttcttctttctccccATGCTCTCTATCGTGGCCAATAGGCCCCGTGTGTGTGTGGAGGAATCAGCAGGTAGGGCACACACATGGCATGTACTACGTATGAGTAAACCAAAGGCAAAGTGGATGGGAATGAATCGTTCGTTTCAGGCAGGACAGGACGCGGTGCGTCGATGGGCATACTTCTCATGATTGCGAATATATGATGTGATCAGAGGGATACTCTCAGGAGAGGAGACTTGCTTGAGCTGCTTGTTTCCTTGTGGGCTTGTGGCCAATATTGTTTCCAGGATATCCAGAGTCAGCCAAACCTGGGAGACAGGGTGTAGTGAGCAGATTCTTGAAGACGATGTAAGACATCCTCCATGATGTGAACTGTTGACCTGCACGTATCACTAGGAGTCTATAGGATGAATGTATGCTGCTATCACCAAGGGTATAATTAGTGCTTGGAACGGTAGCATGGCGACcagaccaaaccacgtctacagaagTTTGAAACGGCCGCCGGTGGCCGGAGGTATGCTGATtctgttagagcatctacagccggctcCACAAACCCTTCTTATACGCCCCGGCGGACGGCCAAGTTACTGACCGGTCATAAAATCTTGACTTAGACAGACTCCTTAAACCGGTCTTATACGTCAAGTTCAAATCTGAGGCAGATATAGAAAGGTCTGGACGCgtctgccacgtcggatccgatagGTAGGACCCATCATATTTGCACAAAATTGATCAAGTCCACCAAATCCACGACCCTCCTCCCTCGTTCATTTTTCGCGCCCTGCTCCCCCATCCATGCCGCCACCCCACCCGCTGCCCTAGATGTCGTCGTCGGGTACCCCGCCCACCACCGTTACCACGGATGTTGCCTCGGCGTTGTCCGTGGGCCTCCCATCAGTGCCGCCGAGTTGCAAGCCGGAGAATGTCGCCCCGAGAGAGCGGCAATGGAAGCAGCACAAGAGGGAAGCGATGACAAGGAGTTTCAGACAAGGATGTTGTGGACCTCGAAGAGGATGTGTCCCCTCCGTTGTGTCTGGTCGCCCCACACCCGTCGATCTAGCCGCCAACAATGAAGTCGCCGTTCGCCCTGCCCATGATCGACATCGATCCAGCGACCAATTGGAGGATTCCAGACAGGTTTACAAGACCGCAGGGGGCGGACGACGAGTTGTGCGACTCGCT is drawn from Triticum dicoccoides isolate Atlit2015 ecotype Zavitan chromosome 4A, WEW_v2.0, whole genome shotgun sequence and contains these coding sequences:
- the LOC119289092 gene encoding protein GLUTAMINE DUMPER 3-like, with protein sequence MRPGAGFNATAAATKAAVAPLAAGAAHSAWHSPVPYLFGGLAAMLGLIAFALLILACSYWKLSGYLEGSAGRGHDEGSATDGAKLVASDQAPAAWEEKVLVVMAGDVEPTYLATPMSSRDRSSKGEEEEKKVSVVAMASIKDAGNGEHSRNQMESVTPSHVFRGVLQFLQ